The sequence caaaaGCAGACTAGGAAAGTCATAAACCATTAGAGTCTGAAACATGTTGATCGATTAGTGTCAGAGTACTAAGCCGTTACAAAAGAGAGTGCACTTTAGAAATACTAGTAAATACAAGTAACTGATACACACctcgaatattttaataacaatttaaacaataaatatttttgcaaatTCCTCAATGTAAGCAAATTGTTATTCCGTGGTGAGAACGTTCAAAAGATTCTTATTGAAATTTgtcatttttcattttcattcaaTGATAAAACGTAGATAATTTGATAAGAGAAAATAGGAAATATCAATGAAAGATTCCGTTTGATTGATGTTTAGGGGAGAGAGCTCGACGGTAAAGCTTTAGCGAAATTCAATAGGTTTTTTGTAAGTTAATAGTCGTATTTTATGACGTATATCCTCCTCTTTTGTAGATACTAAATTAGTCTTGTCGCAGGATCTTATAACTAACTTCATAACATCgttaacacaatttgacagtaTAAGACGAATGTGTATCTTTATGATAAaacgttatttttataaaacattgctTAGAATTTCCTAATTTCACATTCgtgtttttctctttaaataaaatttgtttaaaattaatgttaactaagctatgttggcctagtggcttcagcttgcgactctcattctaACATTCTGAAACACAGTAGGCTGATCGTCTACTTGattattagattgataaatgatcatgaaacagctctgaggcccagacctagaaAAGTTGTGGCGCCACTGAGTTTTTTTACATCTAACGAGTTATGTGATTCACTAAGTATTCAGACAGCTGTGGCTGACTTACTATTGAATACAATATGCCAGTCTACCTCCATTCGCCTATTTTGTATATCGGAcattataaaagtatttcaatataaaGCTTCTATTGTTGTGAGATTTCAGATTGTTGACAAATTTTTTGATGTGGAATAAATAAgttggtatttatttccaaagtGAAACAAAAAGGgacaaaacataaaatatcttatatgAATTTAAGTAatcgaatattaaaatttcgatttattgttaaacgtgtgctatataattattaatgtacctTTTGAAGCAATACACGATGTGTACGTCTGTCAAAACTTTGTCTAAATAAGATAAGCGGTATCttgctatatattttactttaaaaattcaaatattttatgttcctttaatgaatttgaatttaaatattgatatagaATTAAGAAAGAGCCCAAATACTTACCATATATGTGGGAATACAGAGGATAGGTGGTAGTATAAAGCTGCTCAAAATCGCTGTACTGCAACGCCGTTCTGTACACAATATGTGACTTCTATCTGAATACCTGtagaaaaaagtatttttttaaacaaaaatatatgccctttcctctttcttatttatataaatgatctgCCTTTCATGGTAGAGAAAAAACATcagatagttttgtttattgatGATACatccttgatttttaaaatcaaacgacaaataacaaattttgacgatgtgaacaatgctctctcttcgattgtccattggtttagtatgaataaccttcaacttaatgcaaaaaaatgcattaaattttgtgcaaaaaatACAAGGGTTACTAGAAGCTTTTTCATctcggccttttaataaatgtaagaaatgtattaaagaaaagctgtgtaaaaatattatacagtttacgattatctagttgataaaagggcctgggactagtgctggacaggctacttctaattaatttttaataatattatttgatttttttaatttccaaaaataatctattagAGGAGCGTAACATAGTTATAAGGACCTGagaatttgaattcattttaagaCACGAGGGAGTTGTGGTGTGATAAGAATTGAGTATGGACATTACGTCTGAGTCGAACAGGTAGCATCGGATCTGCCTGCGGAATGACACATGGTCATATTTCCTAAGACCAAATATAAAGGGTATTCAGAAATTTTGCAGGCCATCGATCTTGTCAAGCAGCTCTTAATCCATATCAGAGGTGCATGAGGCCGCATAATCGAGGATAGGAAGCAGGAGAGATTGCGCTAACATATTATACTTTGTTTTCCTAACAAAAGTATAAGTATTTACACCTTTTAATATCGTATACCTTCGGCTTTATTTtgtcgattatttttattcgtttgAAATGCTTTTATCAACCCACGTGTAACAGCACAATACATATTCTATTAATAAGCTTTAACGACAAGAACAAGGGTCCAGCTTTATGTAGAAATGCTTATTGAATTGAAACTATAAATTGAATAAGGAGTTAGTCTGAGTAGagagattatttttaagtgaagAACTCAGTTCTACTCTACATTGATTTTACACCTTTTTTACTTCCGAActtatttaacaaaacaataaaatgaatttagTGGTCTCTGTGGAAGTGTACCTACAATGTTGGCAATTTATCGCTAAATACAGGACAGCAATAGCTTTGCGAGGAAAGTTCCCAGTTCTAGAATCACCGGTACTGTCTACCAGGTGCCAACTTAATCTTATAGTAGCTAATTAATGCAATAAAGTAGTCATTTTTAACTTCGTTTTAATCATTTGTTCTTCTATTTTAAGTGTAATTTTGTCAACTATTTTAGGTCAGACGTTTAAATCTAGACCACTGCTAAATTAGTTTTGTGTTGTCTGGTTTGCGTAgtcggaaaaataaataaaactcacTTTATAGCTATATATCGCCAAACAGCCAACGATAGTGTGAGACATATGGATGCTGTGTGGAAGATCTGCGCGAAGTGCATGTGGAATAGAAGATATGCTGCCCACTTGTATGGCATCTCACGTTGTCCAGGTAATATCTGTAAAATGTTAGTTATGTAtacattctttatttatttttgtgtgtacTTTTCGGTTATTTTCTAAAACATTACATTcgatatatataacaaaatactaGGATTAGAAAGCTTTCCTAAATTTGATATAAATCACGTGATATGCCTTTTACAGACtgttattctaaaataaatagattccGACTCCCTCTCAGTCGCTGACCTttacaaagaatattatacGAAATAAAGCAAATCAAAACCAGACGACTACTCAGTACGAATTATAATAAGAGGAGaagaataattgaataaaatatatcttctaGTTTCAAAAAGTTAAATGCAACATTATTCAAATTTACTTCGACATTGACTAtacatatttcttaaataaatcgtttatttacaaagaaaGTCGTACATTTATTTCGATCGCTGAATTATAcaaatccgcacaatcagccatataaaaattggcatgcaaatgtcatattaattttaataatgtcatataataagaatattaacataatgtcataataataagttaagttatttataatagttgtCAAACTTATGGTAAGCAAGGTTGAAAATCTTGTCTTGAAATGTTGAACACTGGATATAACTTCAGCACAAACTAAAGCAATTTCTTCAACGCGAGCCGTGTAACAAATAGTTTCCGTTAAGGTGTAACAATAAAGAACCTGTTGATTTATTGTCCATATTTTAAGTTCTTAGAAGAAATGTCTAGACGgtgttttattacaatattgatCATCCGTTCttttataagtttaagatgtataatagttaattaaatgtGAGCAGTGGTAGACTAGTGCTATAACGTTGTACCCCTTTTTGCGATTGCGAAAATTTAGATTCAAGTACGAACGCGAATgacgccctctgccccatctagggTTTATAGGACATTAATGGAAAATCATGCAAtacgatgaaggaaaatgtcatctggaaaccagccttgcgattctctcgcgttaggttcattttcacgtgtaacaagacttttagatttgccgccaattcacaaaaacaaatgacaaatgaatgcaatatactacattagtaacaccaaagagttctaaaattgaaattcaagttttcattagcaatgtttttACCTGGCCAGTTCTTTTCTGCCGCTGTAAAGCGAGTAGTGCTTTAGAATAGAACAGATTCGGTATAGTTTTTATGGGGAAATCTGTACCTAAATTGATACCATAAAGAcccaataaacttaaaataatatctaatgaaatataataacgaaATGAAATAAGATTGTACGataatcttttatatataaaaacatctgGGTAAAGAGGGATCAatagtatacatttttatgattaattaattaatttacaattttaaaaaatatttacacagattttatttaaagttgtaATCGTTGCAAGCCAATggccctacaaccttttaggtctgggtattagatttctctatctgtttcgtgatcatttctaataggtgatcaaccttctctGTCTGACACACCGGCGACTTTGAGGTCTAATGCATACCCgattttctcacgatgttttccttcactacACGAGCGAGTGGCTGAGAATTGAATCTACGACaccagagatgagagtcgctcgctgaagccactaggccaacactgctcatttatatacctataattaatgtatttgcACCAACCATTAACACtacacaaaaaaagaaaacaagataaaagaatattaagaataatagaagtaatttaacatttacacacaaatctacacagtattataaatatgatcaTACTCACCAAATACCTATAAATTGCAAAGGGAACATACTCCATCATAACAAACACATCAGCAACGGCGAGCCACTTGAGCAGTCTGTTGATTGGAGCCGCAGCGAGGTCACGTCTTGTCAGAACAGCCACATTCAGCGCATTTGCTAATGAACCGAAAACGCATACCTGCACAGAAATCAAGTTTTATGCTAGGAGTCCGCGAACTCCAAATAGCAATTTTTCCAACAACCTGACCTCGTAACATTACTGAAATAGGCCAAGGGCGGATCTAGAATTCGCGATCGTGGCCACACAGACAAAGAATAAGTTTTCATATTCACTAGTACAGTGTAACTAACTGTACACTAATTTGACCAATTTCAATTCCTTGAAATAAGTCAATAcaatatagtaaatattttatttaaaaaaaacggaCGGTGATTGCCGGATATGAGATCGTTGTGTAGTAGGATCTCCttagtgaaataaaataaaaattttatagttttagaATTTGCGTAACATTGTAAGAAgtgttttgtttgatttttaatGTAGAGTTTATTTTGAAGCTTTATTTGAGTTGTTTGCTTCGGGAAATTCCCTTAAATAAGGTGCACCATAAAAGATGGTGGTGgtagaaaaattaatacatttgttattttattagttatttttattactaagttttttttataaatatccaCAATGTTATTTTGGACAAATAACCCAAAATGATTATTACATTCAAACCATATCTCTGATTGTAAACACGCTCATTTTTATGTCTTAAGAGAGCCAGTACAAAAAGGGATAAAAAACCAACCATTTTAAAAACCCATAAAACATCTGCGCCCGTGTCCCACAGCAATAGCGAGACGCAAAACTAAAGTTGATTGCATAATTTAGTTTGAGTGGGATTCTAATTTGCAACTTGAACTTTAACTACAATAATTTACTATGAGAAACTTTCAACTCACAAATTGGCTTTAGGATAAAGTACATTAATCATAATTAACCTTATTGGATGGCTACGTCTTTAGAGAACTTGTTAAGCCTTTATCAATAATGGTcacaaatgttaaatttgaGGTTACTCTTGGCCGCTACTAGAAAAGAGCAGGGCGTGACTAAagttaaagaaaattgtttaaGGATGCTTTTCCAAttacataacattttatataaaccagAAAAATGTTCAGTATAAACGTGTTAACCATCATCATGGTCTTAAATTTGTTGGATTGTTACATAGCCTTATttggaaaatatatataacgtaAATACaaacttttgaaattaatCAGAAAGTTTTCTTGCATTTTTGATATGTAGCCTATGAAACCAATatatctttgttttgttttcattgTTCCACTTTTCTATACTTGTTAATACAGACTCCCTCAGGAAAACAGTAGGAAACTTCGAGTTGACTTGAGTTGGCgagttgtataaaattttctgtTTAAGCTTTACAAAGTATTCAACACTATTTTAAAATCCGTGTCTgagaaatattgtatatttcttcTCCTAAGCGCTTATAAGTAGTTGTAAGAAATGTGTACATCTTTGACATTAAAGGTTTAACTTACTGCCGCAGTAGCTTGGTggtaaaaattaagtaatattcGCAAACGGAAATCATATCTCAAAGCACACCGCTTTACTGTGATAGCGAAAGATAAATGTATTTTGGACTTAGtagtacttttttttaatgagggGAATGCATTTCCGCACAGAGTGGAACTCATTCTAAAAACCTACTAAACCCCTCCCACCAATCACGTCACTGTTGGGGTAACTTGGGGTCGCGTAAGCATTCTACCAAGAGACCCCATGACTAGCTTCTACAGCAACCATCTTCCATTACATTGACATCGCCTTACAAGTCTTTACAGTACGGTTGCAATTTCTTGCGCCCAACACGTGATTCGCCGGTTGGTTATCGCTCGCACATACAACGCAATGTCTTCGTCACATCTGGCAGATTTGTGCCCCGCTTTTAGGACTTAGTGGTCCTAagtattagttattttatagaattttcgcataattttttgtagatgTTTCCATTTATTTGTATCATTATATAAGCCACCTTTTCTGAAAAGTTATTTACGAGTTCGTTAGTCGCGAATTGGCAAACACTTAGGtgatttattttcttgaaAGTGTCACGTAAGTCGCTCGTTGGTAACTAAATAAGAGATAAGTATCGTCGTATAAACCAATACTACCAGGAATACGTATGTTCGTGCCTGGTAAATGAATTGACCAGTCATTGCGTAGAACTTTAACCCACTAACCAAACTCTGGCAAACGTGACGAGGTTAATAATGgatgatatatatatgtaatgagTTAAGGGTTTGCCCCGTTCTGCAACTTTCAGTAAATACAACACGCGGCTCCGTTTCTGCGACAGTTACCAGTTAAcgctttaaaaaagtattgttatttctaATTTGCCAAccctaaataatttaatcatacaAGAAACATACATCAAATACACAGAGTAGTATTAGCTGCCATGTCTTGTCGTCCAAGTTCGAATAGCCAGACATATTCCACGACTCATTATCCAGTTTCTGGTCCAACTTGTCGTAACccatatttaacattattcttagtttttgattttttttttggaaccTGTatgtttagttattataaatcttATAGCTTAATTACTATTTGTGAATCCCGATTGTCTGTGACTGGTCCTTaatgttgatatttttgtaaatcagTTTCGGAACCTGTAAGGCAACTTCTGTGGactttcttatttaaataaataaatatccaacaaaaagtatttaaaaaaatgtgtagaCCTACAGAAAGCACACTTACTTAAACGAACAATATAAAGTGCctacagaaataaatataatataaacaaatttaaatagggAATTCTATTTATAACGTGAACAAGGTTCAAACATAAATGCATTGTCACACAATGCAGATGTAATATTTAAGCTTCAGTTAGTATGTTGTAGCACGTACAGTGTTGGACTGGTTTAGGTTTTTTTATTGGTCCTagaagtttatatttaaagacagtaaaatattaatagcatTAATATTATCTCGGATATGATAAGGATAAgctaaaagaatattataagaatcgaaatgaattattaaaacaaatatcataaattacaagtaagtaattattataatacgttttcatcaaaaaataataacgcCTATCTCTAATATGATTCACAATATTAATTCGAAATGCTGACCTTGTTTACTGTAAGCACGAATCGtacaaaaatctaattttagtaaaacaaGCGGCGTTTAAAAACGTCaattaatcaaaacaacagtcaaacataatacaaaagtGCTGCTCTATTAACAGATCTAAAATCTGTTCAGTATGTGTTTCTTACATATTGATGTGTTTGTCGACGACTAAACacattatgtaatatttgttttgtttgttgcCATTGGCAGAATATGTAACATTCTCCAAGACAACCTGTCATTCCTGTCAACGTCAGGTTAACATGAATTATGTCACGGTcgaaatagttaaaaaatcatttgatatttaatagtaattataaatattttatagtctaCTCATTTTGAGTTTTCAAATCTCTTTTATTCCAACCATATCAGCCATATTATACATGTCATACCTATGATCTGTCattcgtttaaaataattgctcTGTTTCAAAAGATTCTCTCTTTATTAGGTCAAAAATTTCGTCATCGATAAACAATCGAATAACAGGCTAATCGATGTCAATATGACATCAATATGTCAGACTCGTTACGAGCATATACAAACAAGCCGATGTTTACAGCTGGTCATTAAGAAATTGACTCTTAAagatattgttaaaatatagcCTAACGCTACTTTACTACGAGAgcctttattatatataaatcatttttatagcTAAAGCGTATTTTTACTGACTTAtgggtaaatttatttatattatgtagaacGCCATTTACATAGAGACAATAGATAGAACGTTTTGAAAACTGTGttcttcttttaaatatttcatttttttttcagcaGTATTGCATCGAGCGTAACTCCCTCTTTGTAGTtagttcttaataaaaaatactattttaatggcttattatatttgtttaatataaacaatttaaggATTCAAATATAAtcagtatatatttttctatatattaaacTCATCCCCCTGCAATATCCTTGGGCTAATAAGAAAATCCTTTTAATCTCAATTTCATAATACAAGACTGCTTCAatgcatattatttaatttttattaaccaTAACCGGGCCATAAAGTACagcaaagttgtaaaaagcgTCTGAAATTGCGACGTTATATAATGTTAAGCTAATGATATTGTACTATGTTAAGTATAAAGAGTAGGACTAGTACAAATGCGATGTTGTTCttatttgtgtttaatttcgcatggaaaatgaaaaatatttacataaaaaacccTTTTATAATGTGGTTTGTGTAAACTATTGATTAAGCTAAATGTAGTTCAGACTTAAAAGGAAGCCTGCGGGTTAGCTTTTTAATATCGTGTAtgataaaataagttaaaacatAGACTACAAAAGTAATTATACTTACAATAAGGCTTATGTATCCATGTATGCTATTGTAGGCGAGAACAAGATCTCTGAAATTACCATCGCAATAATTACACAAGGGCTCCGAGTTCTTTGTGAGGTTTAATTTCGTCCGCCACCCGTCTACCAATTTCACCAATGTTCCAAAATCTATCTCCTGATTATGCCTCGTGGAACGTTCCTTCAGTGCTGATAAAAATTGAGAGacatttaaacttttattccCACCGGGGCTCTCAGTCGCGAACAAGACTTCCTCGAACAAATTCGTCAAAGCCTGCGTGATATTTGATGTGTTATTTTCTTCATAAGCCATTTTTCTTCAATAAGTATTCATAGCTTTGGCTCGGAGAATATGTTTGAGCTCGGCTCACTTACGTAAAATGATCCCGCCTGAGTGCTGCAAAGGAAAATTGCTTCAGTTTCTTGTTTAAGAGATTTTGACAAACAAGTTGTTTGTCCGCCTCGGGGtactttattaagtaaattctGTTTAGTACGTTTAGATTGTTAAGGCTTACAAACCAatcttgtatatttaaaataaatatgattaatatataattatatatatattataaaataaattttaatatatatatataattaatcagATAACAGTCCAACCAAGTCTTTAGTCAAGGCTCACTTTGGTGTATGCGTAAGAATGTATTATTGATCTtggaaacaataattgtaatatgtaaaatattttaaatatattctaaattacaaatatttgatttgaaataatatttgttaatgtaaacaaattgaaaatgtgaaaaataaaGGCTTCGTTCAGTCATGTCAAAGCTTTTCTACCCGAGTAAATGGAGGTTGCGTAAAAGTTTTTCATCGGAAGCAGTAATTTCTCATGTCTCATGTCAAAATGAACGATAAATCAGATAATATtggaattattttttcatctttttaATGTCAGTGGTATACGAGTACTTTAAAAATTTCGTTAATTTACTACAAATGtgtactattaatattaataataaaataactaacgAGTAAATGTATTACAAACTCTATCAGTGCTCTCAATCAGTTAATTATCATCAGGATTAAGAATTAGACTTGATCaagtgttattaattttttatgagtcaataaaacattatagttggttataaagtaataattaccGACCCATAAAGTTTGTAAGGGGAAGAGAGCTAGCACATAAAGGGGCACACTGAGAATCTATCACTTACTCGTACGCTATTCAACTAACCTACGTTTGGATGCTGCATCtccaacttttttttttattgtaaaatctttttttaataacaataaatgtagaagtaattgaaaatttactgCAATGTCCAAGCACTAAGTTTAAACCCCTTTAGTGGTTTTCTGAGCATGTAGCTAAAGTTTATATAcctatacttttattaaaaactggAAGGACAGGAAGCGGTGGAAGTTTCTCCCGTCGAACAAGACACATTTTGGATctcatttatttacatacactctgtatgtaaataaatgaaaatataatatttaatatcgtACAAGCTAGAAATTAGTTAATAGATTTGTCGCACGAGTATAGAGTGAGATAGGGATTGAAGCAAATGTGGAGACACCGCAAATATGCACCAAGTTTAGAACATATCACGTGAGTTCAcatttatacttaatataatatatgtatgcaATTAAATAGTAGTAGTCAATACGGTTTGcattaagtaattattgttgattttcatttatttcctACGTAATTCTTAGCTGCGACATAGTATAAATGTTTCTGGTCGGGTCTGAAACTTCATTAGAGATAGCGAATTCGACGTGCATGTATGCAATTGCGATCTAGTTATTTGAATAGTAATCGTATAAacggtacaaaaatatttgctaaatattaaatagtgttTTTTGAACAATAACACATCatgtttgaatatttaatcaagCTGTCTAAACATAATCCTACATTGCCCCGAGGACTTGCTCTTTAGCATTGAATCAGAATATACAGGTAAACAATTGTTCTGTAAGCAGAAAATTTAAAGCTCATTTAATCTGTTCTAGCGTACCGAGCTTAATTCTTCTTCTAATTACGACTGATTTAATTACTAGTAGTAGTTTGGTAGCGCTGTggtcaatttaatttacaagatTTACGGATAATTGATACCGATGTCGCTTTTATATGTAagatgaatatatttttctattttttcgaataagtttataaaaaatatacttttctaAATTGTgttctaaaaataatcgtGTGATAATCTTTGCTGAAATATTAAGGTTCACGCTAACATGATTGACATCCCTCCTAAGTTTTGGATTTATAATACTTGCTATAATGAcggatatttatataaaaagtaaaaacataaaaatagttGAATAACGTACGCAAAGATGCTGGAGTAAAGCAGAATAAAAATGGGACTGTCCCATGTCACAGAAATAAACTATGACACAAAGCTAAGAAGCTCGACAAGGATTACAAaggcaaatattatttaacattacacAGACATTTCCGTTTAGTTCCTTCCGTATAGGCTCAGCGCTTTTTACATTTTGGATAATAAATCTATTGTAACGATTTTTCAAgattgatttttcttttattaaaaattcacaagGTTTACTTCCCATTTCTTAC is a genomic window of Pieris napi chromosome 2, ilPieNapi1.2, whole genome shotgun sequence containing:
- the LOC125062683 gene encoding G-protein coupled receptor dmsr-1-like, with the protein product MAYEENNTSNITQALTNLFEEVLFATESPGGNKSLNVSQFLSALKERSTRHNQEIDFGTLVKLVDGWRTKLNLTKNSEPLCNYCDGNFRDLVLAYNSIHGYISLIVCVFGSLANALNVAVLTRRDLAAAPINRLLKWLAVADVFVMMEYVPFAIYRYLILPGQREMPYKWAAYLLFHMHFAQIFHTASICLTLSLAVWRYIAIKYSDRSHILCTERRCSTAILSSFILPPILCIPTYMVFDIHTAVVLEPNGPMILYHVDSDEEGQLFKLNFWVHAVLIKLLPCCILTVISLWLIKEVYSANEHQKRIRVNNACANDKTKKRQCKGDKRTNRTTKMLLAVLLLFLVTELPQGILGLMSGALGRCFFKRCYDLFGELMDALALLNGAINFVLYCSMSRQFRMTFRQLMWRAQLLRWPPPIPSHSDGLHSAKTSVP